One window of Branchiostoma lanceolatum isolate klBraLanc5 chromosome 6, klBraLanc5.hap2, whole genome shotgun sequence genomic DNA carries:
- the LOC136436491 gene encoding acid-sensing ion channel 5-like translates to MGDTQDSLDHEFANYTTCHGASRIANAKNRPHMALWTLVFLAAFGICTWQVVDRIQNYFAYRTGTEINVQLESELTFPAVTICNFNRIRDSATTQNDLAYLGAAFYIPALLDDPETLNEFLQGVDWDGFNASTALLEDFAGYVRQNGFVLDGDSLAECTWRGRKCYADNFTHVFTEYGNCWTFNGDKDSPLKQTSPGAGNGLKLVMDILTDEYTEDPITGNLEYGLVFQVHDQHEPPRPELVGTAVAPGSHTYASTFQTHVINQPSPWGQCDSKKRSLTYYDKYTLPGCLLECRAAIVANICKCRPMYYPGVLDYCTPLNLTACVLPTLAAFLRESNEFDTCGCTVPCEYTAYSSQVSYAGYPSEKAARFYETVLNYSSGYMSKNVVLLDVYYHELRSTTLEQFKAVDVSGLISDVGGQFGFFIGVSVITFWEFLEYLVMKFSAFFLFSRKPSNSNKKVSNKDVLKVDNAMVFENAAAEVAEKTESTELSTIQTKSNGEKAAVLEMT, encoded by the exons ATGGGGGACACACAGGATTCTCTGGACCACGAGTTTGCCAACTACACCACGTGCCACGGCGCGTCTCGGATCGCCAATGCCAAAAACAGACCCCACATGGCGCTGTGGACTCTGGTCTTCTTAGCGGCGTTTGGGATCTGCACCTGGCAGGTTGTAGACAG GATCCAGAACTATTTCGCGTACCGTACTGGCACAGAGATCAACGTTCAGCTGGAGAGTGAACTGACTTTTCCAGCGGTCACTATCTGTAACTTCAACAG AATCCGTGACTCGGCCACGACGCAAAACGACTTGGCTTACCTGGGAGCGGCTTTCTACATCCCGGCTTTGCTGGACGACCCGGAAACTCTTAACGAATTTCTCCAGGGAGTCGACTGGGACGGTTTCAACGCATCGACGGCGCTTCTGGAGGACTTCGCCGGCTACGTACGGCAGAACGGCTTCGTACTGGACGGCGACTCGCTCGCAGAGTGCACCTGGCGGGGGAGAAAGTGTTACGCCGAT AACTTCACCCATGTGTTCACGGAGTACGGAAACTGTTGGACCTTTAACGGTGACAAGGACTCCCCACTGAAGCAAACATCGCCCGGTGCAGGAAACGGACTCAAACTGGTCATGGACATACTGACG GACGAGTACACGGAGGACCCAATCACAGGAAACCTCGAGTACGGTCTCGTATTCCAAGTCCATGACCAGCATGAGCCGCCCCGACCGGAATTAGTCGGTACTGCAGTCGCACCTGGAAGTCATACCTACGCCAGCACATTCCAGACGCAC GTCATAAACCAGCCGAGTCCGTGGGGCCAGTGTGATTCGAAGAAAAGAAGCCTCACATACTACGACAAATACACCCTACCTGGCTGTCTGCTAGAATGCCGTGCTGCAATTGTAGCCAATATCTGCAAATGTAGACCTATGTATTACCCAG GTGTTTTGGACTACTGCACGCCACTGAACCTGACTGCATGCGTCCTGCCAACTTTAG CGGCGTTTTTGAGAGAGAGTAACGAGTTTGACACGTGTGGCTGCACGGTGCCATGTGAATACACCGCCTACTCCTCACAAGTGTCGTACGCTGGGTACCCTTCAGAAAAAGCTGCCCGATTCTACGAAACAGTTTTAAATTATAGCAGTGGGTACATGAG TAAGAACGTCGTCCTACTGGACGTGTACTACCACGAACTGAGGAGTACAACACTCGAACAGTTCAAGGCAGTCGACGTGTCTGGACTGATCA GTGACGTAGGTGGACAGTTCGGGTTCTTCATCGGTGTGAGCGTCATCACTTTCTGGGAGTTCTTGGAATATCTGGTCATGAAATTTTCGGcgttttttctgttttcaagaAAACCTTCGAATTCCAATAAGAAGGTCAGCAATAAGGATGTCTTAAAGGTAGACAATGCGATGGTGTTTGAAAACGCTGCGGCCGAGGTTGCCGAAAAAACGGAGAGCACTGAACTGTCAACGATACAAACAAAGTCTAATGGCGAAAAAGCAGCTGTACTGGAGATGACATGA
- the LOC136436490 gene encoding chloride channel protein C-like isoform X2 produces MRRQTYSLSQRPPPEEDDTNLASGDEGGFFARGREFESRYVNHHYTKEEREELAKYESLDYLPSHSVVYKNWLKRQANRLDWDRWVMMGLIGFAVGFTGFLLHQVIDVLANLKWAQARNYLEEDQLLLTWGWVLGLSVAFVIVGSGLVVFLAPAAAGSGLPELIGYLNGTVVHQIFNIKTFIVKFISCACAVASGLPVGPEGPMIHMGGMIGAGLGQFRSGTLGLRLPCFSRFRNSEDRRNFISAGAGAGVASAFGAPVGGLLFAMEEVSSYWNMKLSWQIFFCCMVATVTTDLFNSAFEGFVFMGDFGLFKAEKYIIFQVKSEIAVNIIAFVPAFVLGVLGGMLGSLFNFLNLKVARFRRLLLAKSSSYCGKRLLRMSEPVMIMILMATASVLLPAAFDCTPVRCEEAVATATGNTYSCLGETARLDVEQLSSVETHTCPQPDVMDHGNETETSLNGTTYNQVATLMFVTGEEGIHHLFSRETHRQFDYAPLLTVLAIYFLLACWCAGSAISSGLVVPMLFIGGLYGRVIGQLLVTLFGVHYPDLDGERYWAWMDPGAFALIGAASFFGGVSRLTMSLTVIMIEITNDVQFLLLIMVAIMVAKWVGDFVTHPIYHALLELKCIPFLDAEPVIMHDGHEPLNLELHSAEDAMSIPARTVHLVEPVSNIAQLLMDTPHGGYPVVHAEQPGEEPTFYGMITRMELCVLLLHEEVFDTKEIVTETSFDQETLLDYNVVAVHKLEDPNELDKMLTKYRKDPKYQTQFVNLQPYVNQSASSVHKKFSLHRTYIIFRSMGMRHLPVVDSGNHVIGVITRKDLMGFSLEERVHRHRNQEKSDEPGYVNAALEDDTETTIPIDPQDHMMY; encoded by the exons ATGAGGAGACAGACGTACAGCCTCAGTCAGAGACCACCTCCAGAAGAGGACGACACCAACCTCGCCTCTGGGGACGAGGGCGGGTTTTTCGCCAGGGGACGAGAGTTCGAGAGCCGGTACGTCAACCATCATTATACCAAGGAGGAGAGAGAAGAACTCGCCAAGTATGAAAGTCTGGACTACCTGCCCTCCCACTCTGTCGTCTACAAGAACTGGCTCAAGCGACAGGCTAACAG GTTGGACTGGGACCGGTGGGTGATGATGGGGTTGATCGGCTTCGCAGTCGGCTTCACGGGCTTCCTGCTGCATCAAGTCATCGACGTCCTGGCAAACCTCAAGTGGGCCCAGGCCAGAAACTACTTAGAG GAAGACCAGTTGTTGTTGACCTGGGGCTGGGTGCTTGGACTCAGCGTCGCTTTCGTCATCGTTGGATCTGGCCTTGTTGTG TTCCTGGCCCCGGCAGCGGCAGGGTCTGGACTCCCGGAGCTGATTGGTTATCTGAACGGGACCGTCGTGCACCAGATCTTCAACATCAAAACATTCATAGTCAAGTTCATCTCATGCGCATGCGCGGTCGCCAGCGGGCTGCCAGTCGGACCGGAAGGACCCATGATCCACATGGG GGGTATGATAGGTGCCGGACTGGGGCAGTTCCGTTCCGGTACGCTAGGACTCCGACTACCATGCTTCTCAAGGTTCAGGAACTCCGAGGACAG GAGAAACTTCATCTCCGCCGGTGCGGGCGCGGGAGTGGCCTCGGCGTTCGGCGCGCCCGTGGGCGGGCTACTGTTCGCAATGGAGGAGGTGTCCTCCTACTGGAACATGAAGCTGTCCTGGCAGATCTTCTTCTGCTGCATGGTGGCCACCGTCACCACGGACCTCTTCAACTCGGCCTTCGAGGGATTCGTGTTTATGGGCGACTTCGGGCTGTTCAAGGCGGAGAAGTATATCATATTTCAG GTTAAATCTGAGATCGCAGTCAACATTATCGCGTTCGTGCCGGCGTTCGTTCTGGGAGTTCTCGGCGGAATGCTGGGATCGCTCTTCAACTTCCTGAACCTGAAGGTGGCCCGTTTCCGGCGGCTCCTTCTGGCCAAGTCCTCCTCGTACTGCGGCAAGAGACTTCTGCGCATGTCCGAGCCTGTAATGATTATG ATCCTGATGGCTACAGCATCAGTCCTCCTACCTGCTGCCTTTGACTGCACACCTGTGAGGTGTGAGGAGGCGGTGGCCACGGCAACAGGCAACAC TTACTCCTGTCTGGGTGAGACGGCCCGTCTGGACGTAGAACAGTTGTCCTCGGTGGAGACACACACCTGTCCGCAGCCTGACGTCATGGATCATGGGAACGAAACAGAGACGTCTTTGAACGGAACAACGTACAATCAAG TCGCCACCTTGATGTTTGTGACGGGAGAAGAGGGCATTCACCACCTGTTCTCTCGCGAGACCCACCGACAGTTCGACTACGCTCCGTTACTGACCGTCCTGGCGATCTACTTCCTGCTGGCCTGCTGGTGTGCGGGGTCCGCCATCTCAAGCGGGCTCGTCGTGCCCATGCT GTTTATCGGTGGGCTGTACGGACGCGTCATTGGTCAGCTACTGGTGACGTTGTTCGGGGTGCACTACCCAGATCTAGACGGCGAAAGATACTGGGCCTGGATGGACCCAGGGGCCTTTGCGCTGATCGGAGCTGCCTCGTTCTTCGGGGGAGTGTCCAGACTGACCATGTCGCTGACTGTGATCATG ATTGAGATCACGAATGACGTGCAGTTCCTGCTGCTGATCATGGTGGCCATCATGGTGGCTAAGTGGGTAGGAGACTTCGTGACTCACCCGATCTACCACGCGCTGCTGGAGCTGAAGTGTATCCCCTTCCTGGACGCCGAGCCCGTCATCATGCACGACGGACACGAACC GTTGAATTTGGAGTTGCACAGTGCCGAGGACGCCATGTCCATTCCAGCCCGCACGGTGCACCTGGTGGAGCCGGTGTCTAACATCGCCCAGCTGCTCATGGACACCCCTCACGGCGGCTACCCGGTGGTACATGCCGAACAACCAGGGGAAGAACCAACCTTCTACGGCATGATCACCAG AATGGAGTTGTGTGTTCTACTCTTACACGAAGAGGTTTTTGACACCAAGGAGATCGTGACCGAGACTTCATTTGACCAGGAGACCCTTCTGGATTACAATGTG GTGGCAGTACACAAGCTGGAAGACCCTAATGAACTGGACAAAATGCTGACGAAATACCGCAAGGATCCGAAGTACCAAACACAGTTTGTAAACCTG CAACCCTACGTCAACCAATCAGCGTCTTCAGTGCACAAAAAGTTTTCGCTGCATCGTACCTACATCATTTTCCGGTCGATGGGCATGCGCCATCTTCCCGTGGTGGATTCTGGGAATCACGTGATCGGCGTGATAACCCGGAAGGACTTGATGGGGTTCTCTTTGGAGGAGAGAGTGCATCGTCACCGAAATCAGGAAAAGTCTGACGAACCTGGCTACGTCAACGCAGCTTTGGAAGACGATACAGAAACTACAATTCCGATTGACCCACAAGATCACATGATGTACTAG
- the LOC136436490 gene encoding chloride channel protein B-like isoform X1, which yields MRRQTYSLSQRPPPEEDDTNLASGDEGGFFARGREFESRYVNHHYTKEEREELAKYESLDYLPSHSVVYKNWLKRQANRLDWDRWVMMGLIGFAVGFTGFLLHQVIDVLANLKWAQARNYLEEDQLLLTWGWVLGLSVAFVIVGSGLVVFLAPAAAGSGLPELIGYLNGTVVHQIFNIKTFIVKFISCACAVASGLPVGPEGPMIHMGGMIGAGLGQFRSGTLGLRLPCFSRFRNSEDRRNFISAGAGAGVASAFGAPVGGLLFAMEEVSSYWNMKLSWQIFFCCMVATVTTDLFNSAFEGFVFMGDFGLFKAEKYIIFQVKSEIAVNIIAFVPAFVLGVLGGMLGSLFNFLNLKVARFRRLLLAKSSSYCGKRLLRMSEPVMIMILMATASVLLPAAFDCTPVRCEEAVATATGNTYSCLGETARLDVEQLSSVETHTCPQPDVMDHGNETETSLNGTTYNQVATLMFVTGEEGIHHLFSRETHRQFDYAPLLTVLAIYFLLACWCAGSAISSGLVVPMLFIGGLYGRVIGQLLVTLFGVHYPDLDGERYWAWMDPGAFALIGAASFFGGVSRLTMSLTVIMIEITNDVQFLLLIMVAIMVAKWVGDFVTHPIYHALLELKCIPFLDAEPVIMHDGHEPLNLELHSAEDAMSIPARTVHLVEPVSNIAQLLMDTPHGGYPVVHAEQPGEEPTFYGMITRMELCVLLLHEEVFDTKEIVTETSFDQETLLDYNVVAVHKLEDPNELDKMLTKYRKDPKYQTQFVNLQPYVNQSASCVRDNFSLHRAYLLFRAMGMRHLPVVDCGNHVVGVITRKTLMGFNLEERLTSKLQSELRQTMMMNGHASLKELTEQSNDVVTKAENKMVFWV from the exons ATGAGGAGACAGACGTACAGCCTCAGTCAGAGACCACCTCCAGAAGAGGACGACACCAACCTCGCCTCTGGGGACGAGGGCGGGTTTTTCGCCAGGGGACGAGAGTTCGAGAGCCGGTACGTCAACCATCATTATACCAAGGAGGAGAGAGAAGAACTCGCCAAGTATGAAAGTCTGGACTACCTGCCCTCCCACTCTGTCGTCTACAAGAACTGGCTCAAGCGACAGGCTAACAG GTTGGACTGGGACCGGTGGGTGATGATGGGGTTGATCGGCTTCGCAGTCGGCTTCACGGGCTTCCTGCTGCATCAAGTCATCGACGTCCTGGCAAACCTCAAGTGGGCCCAGGCCAGAAACTACTTAGAG GAAGACCAGTTGTTGTTGACCTGGGGCTGGGTGCTTGGACTCAGCGTCGCTTTCGTCATCGTTGGATCTGGCCTTGTTGTG TTCCTGGCCCCGGCAGCGGCAGGGTCTGGACTCCCGGAGCTGATTGGTTATCTGAACGGGACCGTCGTGCACCAGATCTTCAACATCAAAACATTCATAGTCAAGTTCATCTCATGCGCATGCGCGGTCGCCAGCGGGCTGCCAGTCGGACCGGAAGGACCCATGATCCACATGGG GGGTATGATAGGTGCCGGACTGGGGCAGTTCCGTTCCGGTACGCTAGGACTCCGACTACCATGCTTCTCAAGGTTCAGGAACTCCGAGGACAG GAGAAACTTCATCTCCGCCGGTGCGGGCGCGGGAGTGGCCTCGGCGTTCGGCGCGCCCGTGGGCGGGCTACTGTTCGCAATGGAGGAGGTGTCCTCCTACTGGAACATGAAGCTGTCCTGGCAGATCTTCTTCTGCTGCATGGTGGCCACCGTCACCACGGACCTCTTCAACTCGGCCTTCGAGGGATTCGTGTTTATGGGCGACTTCGGGCTGTTCAAGGCGGAGAAGTATATCATATTTCAG GTTAAATCTGAGATCGCAGTCAACATTATCGCGTTCGTGCCGGCGTTCGTTCTGGGAGTTCTCGGCGGAATGCTGGGATCGCTCTTCAACTTCCTGAACCTGAAGGTGGCCCGTTTCCGGCGGCTCCTTCTGGCCAAGTCCTCCTCGTACTGCGGCAAGAGACTTCTGCGCATGTCCGAGCCTGTAATGATTATG ATCCTGATGGCTACAGCATCAGTCCTCCTACCTGCTGCCTTTGACTGCACACCTGTGAGGTGTGAGGAGGCGGTGGCCACGGCAACAGGCAACAC TTACTCCTGTCTGGGTGAGACGGCCCGTCTGGACGTAGAACAGTTGTCCTCGGTGGAGACACACACCTGTCCGCAGCCTGACGTCATGGATCATGGGAACGAAACAGAGACGTCTTTGAACGGAACAACGTACAATCAAG TCGCCACCTTGATGTTTGTGACGGGAGAAGAGGGCATTCACCACCTGTTCTCTCGCGAGACCCACCGACAGTTCGACTACGCTCCGTTACTGACCGTCCTGGCGATCTACTTCCTGCTGGCCTGCTGGTGTGCGGGGTCCGCCATCTCAAGCGGGCTCGTCGTGCCCATGCT GTTTATCGGTGGGCTGTACGGACGCGTCATTGGTCAGCTACTGGTGACGTTGTTCGGGGTGCACTACCCAGATCTAGACGGCGAAAGATACTGGGCCTGGATGGACCCAGGGGCCTTTGCGCTGATCGGAGCTGCCTCGTTCTTCGGGGGAGTGTCCAGACTGACCATGTCGCTGACTGTGATCATG ATTGAGATCACGAATGACGTGCAGTTCCTGCTGCTGATCATGGTGGCCATCATGGTGGCTAAGTGGGTAGGAGACTTCGTGACTCACCCGATCTACCACGCGCTGCTGGAGCTGAAGTGTATCCCCTTCCTGGACGCCGAGCCCGTCATCATGCACGACGGACACGAACC GTTGAATTTGGAGTTGCACAGTGCCGAGGACGCCATGTCCATTCCAGCCCGCACGGTGCACCTGGTGGAGCCGGTGTCTAACATCGCCCAGCTGCTCATGGACACCCCTCACGGCGGCTACCCGGTGGTACATGCCGAACAACCAGGGGAAGAACCAACCTTCTACGGCATGATCACCAG AATGGAGTTGTGTGTTCTACTCTTACACGAAGAGGTTTTTGACACCAAGGAGATCGTGACCGAGACTTCATTTGACCAGGAGACCCTTCTGGATTACAATGTG GTGGCAGTACACAAGCTGGAAGACCCTAATGAACTGGACAAAATGCTGACGAAATACCGCAAGGATCCGAAGTACCAAACACAGTTTGTAAACCTG CAACCATACGTCAACCAATCAGCGTCCTGCGTGAGAGACAACTTCTCGCTACACCGCGCCTACCTCCTCTTCCGTGCAATGGGCATGCGCCATCTGCCCGTGGTGGATTGTGGGAATCACGTTGTTGGCGTGATCACGAGGAAAACCCTGATGGGGTTTAATCTAGAGGAACGACTGACTTCCAAACTTCAGTCTGAACTAAGGCAAACCATGATGATGAACGGACATGCCTCTCTCAAAGAATTGACAGAGCAGAGTAACGATGTTGTGACCAAGGCGGAAAACAAAATGGTCTTTTGGGTTTaa